The nucleotide window TACTGCCGACGACGGAGCCGTCAGCGGTCGTCGCGATGTGGATCCAGTGGTAGCGACCGGCCGACCAGTTCTCCGCAGTACCCACATCGATTTTAGCGTTAGGCGTCGTCCGCTCGGCCGTCATGGAGGCGTCGAGCTGTACGGCGTCGTCAGTCACCGTGAGGTCACCTCGGTCAGCGAGGATCGCATTCGCAACTGAGGTCGTCGATACAGGTGGTGCCAGCTCCGAGTTCGATACGTCCCTGTTCAACACTGACGGGTCGTTGATCAGGTAGACATCGCCGTTGATCGACTTGATGTCGGTCGAGACGCTAACGTCCGCGTCAGCGGAGACGGTCTCGAAGGTGAACGTCGTACTGGTCTCCGTGAAGGTTTTCTCGTCGTACAGGACGATCGTGTGGTTGACCAGGCTGTCGTCGGCCGCGCCCGGCGTGTCAACGTCGAAGGTGACGTTGTTACCTCGCGTCACCGTATTAGGTGCATCAACATCGGAGGGATCCTCCTGGACCGTCACCGCGTCCATCCCGATGATGGTCACGTCCCCAGACCGAGAGAGCTCGCCGTCTTCGACGGAGAAGCCGGTGTCGTCCCCATCAGGTGTAGCAAGCAGGAGGACGTACTGGCCCGGTTCGTCGGGCGTGAAGGTGAAGGTGTCACCTTCGACATCAGCCCCGCCAAGTTCGAAGGTGTCAATGTCGATAGTTGTCTCATCGACCATCTCGAACGTGGCAGCATCGTTGTCCGTAGCGAGATCGATGAGTTCCCCCTGTGACCGTGGGAGTTCCTGATCGCCATCGATCCTGGCGGCGATCAGCTGGACTTCGCCGCCGTGGAAGTCATCGGGAATCGCGTCAGCACGCTTAGGGAGGAACGTCAGGTCGATCGCCGTCCCAGTATTGTACACGCTGAGAGTGGGTTTGTTCAATGACCGCTCGATTCCTTCTTCCTCGACGCGCACCTTTGCCTCAGCGTTCGGCGAGCTGTGTGCTGCGGCGTCGTCATCCGCTCGGAGAGGCAAGATTGCACGGTCCCAGATTGAGACCCCATCCCCAGCATCGACCAGCTCGTCGCCATCGAGCTCGATCCCGGGGAATTCGCCGGTCGTCTGGAGCGACGAGTTCGTCGGGCCTGCAGCGGGTTGGCCGGTCTCTGCGGGTGCCGCGAAGGCGATCGAACTGCCCACTGGTGACGCGAGCATCAGAAGGGCGAGGAACAGCCCGAGACCCTTGATTCGGAACGGACGCTGTTTAGTCATATGACACGTATTCGACCCTGGTATTATAATGGTTGGCTCTTCTCAATTTCAGGCTCGAAGTCAGTTAGTAAGTGATAATCATCGAATCAATAGTTAGCCGGTGATTGACGATTTTACGTGCGGTGAGTGATAGTTCTGTGCGGCGAGTCCTTGCCATCAGACATGGCTTGGTTCCCACGTTTCAAGCTATTCGGTCGACTTGAAGCGTCAAATTGAGATCAGAAACTACCAGCCACTCTGTGTTACACCGTTACCCAACTTATTATTATGCGGTGGAAATCAAGTAGTTTAGAGAGAATGACTGATGAGGAACACGACGTGCGGCTGAACGGATGATGATGACAGCTCGACGGGCTATGGTTGTTGTGCTGTGCGCCCTGCTGATCGTCTCTGGGACGGTACCGCTGATCGCATCGGGCGACAGCCAGTACGAGATCACGGTCGACACGGAGATCGATACACCGGAGCGGACAATCACCATCGAGGGCCAATCGTACACGGTGGCCTCAATGGGAAAGGCCCCGACCGAGGGGGAACTGACGTTCGACGTCGACACACCTGGTGTCGATCGGTATTCGGTCCACCTCTACAATAGCGATCGCCAAATCGTCGAGTCGACCCGTGAGACCGAGGATGGAACCGTGTCGTTCGACACGTCCGGGTACACGTCAGGGTCGTACGTCCTCGTGGTGAGCGTGAACGGCGTACAGCAGGTGATCCAACCGGTTGTGATCACCGACTACGAGATTGACGTCGACGCCCCAACTGACGTGACCGCCGGCTCGTCGTTCACGCTTGAGGCGATGCTGTCGGGCTCGTCGACGACACCCGAGCACGTAGCCGTCACGCTCTCGAACGGGACGTGGGATACGCAGTTCACGGCGTCCGAGGACGGTGGTGCCTACGTCGCGGACATCCCAGGGACGCTTGCAGCGGGGGAGTACTCGATGTACGTGACGACCCACAGCGACAACGAATTCAATGGTCAGAAGGAAGTGACAGGGCTGAGTTCAGTGTCGATCATCACGGTGAATGCGGACGAGTCGGACACGTCCTCTGGTGGTGGCGATGCCGGGAATGGAGCGGAGGAAACGCCGGATGAGACAGTGACGGATTCGGCAGCCACCAACGAGTCCCCGACCGTGACAACGACCACCTCGTCACCGGACACATCCGACGCGACGCCCGCCGAACCGACTGACAAGACGACGACGACGGAGCCGAACGCCATCCAGCCAGCTGACACCGAGACGACCACGACGGAGACGACAGCACCCGGATTCCCCATCCTTGGGTTTGCCCTCCTGGGACTCGCTGGAGCCTGGATGCAGCTCAGGGCGGGCAGACGGGAGTGACATCCTCCTCGCCGTAAACGGCGGGATTCTCTCCTCGAAGAAAGCTAGGTTCGCGCATCCGTTGCCCGCCCCGATTCGTGCCTCATCGGAGTGGGAATTCGACTAGGTTCTATACGCTCACAATCAATGGACTCACCCGGAATCACCGAGGGATCAGTCCTCGCAGGAAACAACCCGAGACGACAGAGTTGGTTAGCCAGCGCGTGAGTCAGTGTCCCAGAAGTAGCGGCAGATTCCGTCAGGACAGCCCCGCATGGATTCTCCCGACCTCGCAGTCTTTATCAATCCCCTGAGAGAACGGGTGGCAGTAGATGTCGTCTCGGAATGCGGACGTGGAGGCACGCAATGGCGAGCACGCCGACACGGTCGTCACCTGCGACTCGCTCGTCCGCGAGTACCGGCGCGGGTCGGGAGGCGCGCTGTTCGGGTCACGCGACCAGCCTGTCGTTCGAGCGCTTGACGGCGTCTCGATGTCGGTCTCGAGCGGCGAGATCGTGGGGATCCAGGGACCGAGTGGGAGCGGGAAGTCGACGCTGCTCCACCTGCTCGCTGCGCTCGACACGCCGACCGCCGGGTCGCTCACGGTCGCCGGACGGAACGTCACGCGCCTCTCGGAGCGGGAGCGGGCCCGTCTCCGACTCGATCATGTGGGGCTCGTGTTCCAGCGGTTCCACCTGCTGCCTGCGCTGTCGGCACGGGCGAACGTGGCGCTCCCGCTGATCGAACTCGGCATGCCGCGCCGCGAACGGCGCGAACGGGCGACCGAACTGCTCGAGGCGGTGGGGCTGTCCAGTCGAGCCACGCACCGACCCGGGCAATTGAGCGGGGGTGAACAGCAACGGGTCGCGATCGCTCGCGCGCTCTCGACCGAGCCCGACCTGCTCGTCGCCGACGAACCGACGGGGGAACTCGACTCTGAGACGGGCCGGCGCGTACTCGATCTGTTCGAGGAACTGAGCGATGAGCATGCCGTCGTGGTCGCCTCCCACGACGCGGCGACGATCGACGTCGCCGATCGGGTCGTGCGACTTCGCGATGGGCGCCGACAGCTGGCTGACGGATGAACGGGAAGCGAGCCATCTGGCTTCGACGTCGTGCCGGACACGTCTCGCTCGCGGTTCGGCGGATCATCGGGCGGTTCCGAATCGCACCACAACGTGTTCTCCTCACGGTGCTCGGCGTGGCGATTGCAGTCGGCCTGATGGTCACCGTGACCGGCGTCTCGTTGGGATTGGCGTCCCAGTCGGTCGTCCAAAGCGACGGTGTGGACTTCTGGATTGTCCCTGAGGAGAGCTCCGTGTCGTCGATCGCAATCTCGACCGACAGTCTCCAATTGGGCGACGTGCACGACGTGAGCGCACGCATCGAAGCGGATGACCGCGTACCGTATTCGACGCCAGTATTACTGGAGTTGCTGCCCGTTCGCGATGAGGTCACCGGCGACCGGAAGTACGTGCTGGCGGTGGGCATCATTGCGCCGGCTGATGGGCGACCGTTCAACGGAGTGTCGACAGTCGCACTCACGCCAGGTGACCCCCACTACGCGAACGGACAGTACGACGGTCCGTGGACCGGCCAGGTCGTCGCAAACGACGCGACGGCCCGCCTTGCCAACTTCTCAACCGGGAGCACGATGGCGGTCGACAGCAGGGAGACGAATCGGAGCTTCACGGTGGCGAACGTCTCCCAGGGCGGGTTCTCCAACGCTGCGGGAACCGTTCCGGTCGTCGTCGTCCACCTGAGCGAACTTCAGGAACTGACCGGCGAGACGGCAGGTGACCAAGCCGACCAGATCTTGGTCAGTACGACGGATCCGACTGTGGAATCGAGCCTCGAGGGGGTCTATCCACAGACGACAGTAGTCAAACGGGACGGGCTCTCCGCACAGGAGGTCTCCACGTCGAACCTCCCGCTCGCGGTCGCGCTGAGTGCCTTCGTATCTGCCGTCGTCGTCGGGGTGCTGTTCGTCACGACGCTGATGGGACTCGAAGTGAGCGCCGACCGGCGACAACTCGCAACGCTCGCAGCGATTGGGTATTCGAACCGTGCTCGCTCTACGCTCGTCGCCGTCGAGACAGTCGTGGTGGCAGCCATCGGCGGTGTTGTCGGGCTCGGCGTCGGCGTACTCGGGATCGTCGGCGCCAACCACCTCGGTACCGTGACGTTCGGTGTCGGGGCCGTTGCTATGCTCGACCCGCGCCTGACAGTGTACGCCTTGGTGGTCACCAGCGTCATCGGCGTCCTCGGTGCAGCATACCCCGTTCTGTTGAGCCGTCGCACCGATGCGCTCGAGGTGTTGTCACGGTGAGTCGGCTGTCGCGACTGGTCGGGCTCCTCGGCGTCGCGGTGCGCCAACTCCGCCACGAACGAACCCAGACACTCCTAGCCGTTCTTGGTGTCGCCCTGGCCGTGCTGGCAGCAGTCCTGCTGGCGAGCGTCGGCGTCGGCGTCCTCGAGACCGGCCAACAGCAGTTCGACCAGTCCAATCGCGACCTCTGGGTCACTGGCGGCCCACTAGAATTCCAGCCCGGGAGCGTCGGCGGCTTCAAGAACACATTGATTAACTCACATGAGGTCGCCACCGAAATCGAACAGCGAGAGGACGTCACCACCGCGGTTCCGATGGGGTTCCAGACAGTGTATGTCGGGACGAACACCTCCGAATTCGAGACGGTTATCGGCGCTGGCGCACCGGCTCGTGGTGCATCTGTCCGCATCACTGACGGGCGGCACGTCAGCGAGAAGGATATCCACTACGCCGACGGCACCTACACTGGCCCGATGACGTACGAGGCGGTCATCGACAAACGGGCTGCGGAGCTGCTGGACGTCTCGGTGAACGATACGATCTACGTAGGCGGCTCGATCGGGGCCGCACGGAGCCACGAGTTCACCGTTGTCGGGATCTCGCCGACGTACTCCCAGTTCGTCGGGGCGCCAACGGTCACCATCCACCTGAGCGAACTCCAGGAGATTACGGGGACCACGGTGAGTGACCGGGCAACGTTCATCTCGATTCAACTGGCCGACGGTGCGGATCCGGAGACCGTCGAAGCCGAACTGCAGGAGGAGTACCCACAGTATACGGTCCGGACGAACCACGAACAGCTTCGGGCGACCCTCGAGGAACAGGCCGTGGTCCTCGCGAGTGGGGCGAGCCTCGTAGTCATGGCCCTCGTCGCGGGCGTGCTCCTGCTCACGAACCTCCAACTCTCGTTCGTCTACCGCCACCGCAGGACGTTTGGCGCGTTGAAGGCGCTGGGCACGTCTCAATTCTCACTGATCGTGGTCGTGGGAACGCGTGCGTTGGTCATCGGGCTCCTGGGCGGCGCGCTTGGCATCGCGTTCTCCATCCCGGGAATCTGGGTACTGAACCGCGTCGCCGTGGCCGTCACGGGCTTCGACGGGGTGGTTTCGGTCGTGCCACGCGTCCTTCTCAGTGGGTTCGTGGTCTCCATCCTGGTGAGCACGATCGCGGGACTGGCAGCGAG belongs to Halorarum halophilum and includes:
- a CDS encoding PGF-pre-PGF domain-containing protein, whose protein sequence is MTKQRPFRIKGLGLFLALLMLASPVGSSIAFAAPAETGQPAAGPTNSSLQTTGEFPGIELDGDELVDAGDGVSIWDRAILPLRADDDAAAHSSPNAEAKVRVEEEGIERSLNKPTLSVYNTGTAIDLTFLPKRADAIPDDFHGGEVQLIAARIDGDQELPRSQGELIDLATDNDAATFEMVDETTIDIDTFELGGADVEGDTFTFTPDEPGQYVLLLATPDGDDTGFSVEDGELSRSGDVTIIGMDAVTVQEDPSDVDAPNTVTRGNNVTFDVDTPGAADDSLVNHTIVLYDEKTFTETSTTFTFETVSADADVSVSTDIKSINGDVYLINDPSVLNRDVSNSELAPPVSTTSVANAILADRGDLTVTDDAVQLDASMTAERTTPNAKIDVGTAENWSAGRYHWIHIATTADGSVVGSNSGNLTVNNAGGGGNDGRSGRSNNGQGSPPVSIEERTENGRTTFVIQNAAANKTIRVSPGTSGSGPANPTLTDLDVSFTKDTDAELGVNGDRGATPPVNPNADLGYFNITHEVPDDDIGGVTFSFTVDADRLSDRGVTPEDIMLYRYHDGEWTALETRHLGTADGVHQFEADSPGLSVFAVSTRNAQTATFEVSEASLDTDSVEVGDSVEVTATVENTGGSEGTYTAELLVDGETVDQQDVTVPAGESEPVSFTHTFDEAGSYDVTIGDTAAGTVEVTAADTPTDTATATETPVPFLGGGSSAIIVLVLLVFAGAVALLYRSGRLDDLK
- a CDS encoding T9SS type A sorting domain-containing protein; protein product: MMMTARRAMVVVLCALLIVSGTVPLIASGDSQYEITVDTEIDTPERTITIEGQSYTVASMGKAPTEGELTFDVDTPGVDRYSVHLYNSDRQIVESTRETEDGTVSFDTSGYTSGSYVLVVSVNGVQQVIQPVVITDYEIDVDAPTDVTAGSSFTLEAMLSGSSTTPEHVAVTLSNGTWDTQFTASEDGGAYVADIPGTLAAGEYSMYVTTHSDNEFNGQKEVTGLSSVSIITVNADESDTSSGGGDAGNGAEETPDETVTDSAATNESPTVTTTTSSPDTSDATPAEPTDKTTTTEPNAIQPADTETTTTETTAPGFPILGFALLGLAGAWMQLRAGRRE
- a CDS encoding FtsX-like permease family protein yields the protein MNGKRAIWLRRRAGHVSLAVRRIIGRFRIAPQRVLLTVLGVAIAVGLMVTVTGVSLGLASQSVVQSDGVDFWIVPEESSVSSIAISTDSLQLGDVHDVSARIEADDRVPYSTPVLLELLPVRDEVTGDRKYVLAVGIIAPADGRPFNGVSTVALTPGDPHYANGQYDGPWTGQVVANDATARLANFSTGSTMAVDSRETNRSFTVANVSQGGFSNAAGTVPVVVVHLSELQELTGETAGDQADQILVSTTDPTVESSLEGVYPQTTVVKRDGLSAQEVSTSNLPLAVALSAFVSAVVVGVLFVTTLMGLEVSADRRQLATLAAIGYSNRARSTLVAVETVVVAAIGGVVGLGVGVLGIVGANHLGTVTFGVGAVAMLDPRLTVYALVVTSVIGVLGAAYPVLLSRRTDALEVLSR
- a CDS encoding ABC transporter permease: MSRLSRLVGLLGVAVRQLRHERTQTLLAVLGVALAVLAAVLLASVGVGVLETGQQQFDQSNRDLWVTGGPLEFQPGSVGGFKNTLINSHEVATEIEQREDVTTAVPMGFQTVYVGTNTSEFETVIGAGAPARGASVRITDGRHVSEKDIHYADGTYTGPMTYEAVIDKRAAELLDVSVNDTIYVGGSIGAARSHEFTVVGISPTYSQFVGAPTVTIHLSELQEITGTTVSDRATFISIQLADGADPETVEAELQEEYPQYTVRTNHEQLRATLEEQAVVLASGASLVVMALVAGVLLLTNLQLSFVYRHRRTFGALKALGTSQFSLIVVVGTRALVIGLLGGALGIAFSIPGIWVLNRVAVAVTGFDGVVSVVPRVLLSGFVVSILVSTIAGLAASAYLSRMRPLANLD
- a CDS encoding ABC transporter ATP-binding protein, whose translation is MSSRNADVEARNGEHADTVVTCDSLVREYRRGSGGALFGSRDQPVVRALDGVSMSVSSGEIVGIQGPSGSGKSTLLHLLAALDTPTAGSLTVAGRNVTRLSERERARLRLDHVGLVFQRFHLLPALSARANVALPLIELGMPRRERRERATELLEAVGLSSRATHRPGQLSGGEQQRVAIARALSTEPDLLVADEPTGELDSETGRRVLDLFEELSDEHAVVVASHDAATIDVADRVVRLRDGRRQLADG